Proteins encoded in a region of the Bacillus methanolicus genome:
- a CDS encoding YpoC family protein gives MEKEIKIPSELTSPFFFPIEKVMWKGEYANQLNPEIPFIYEAAYFSGIDAIKPWEDAEQCVPVIFNEWKKVKQNLFEFYEKRDSRGALQPMKKGTGLFLEAVYWSNHVPVKLNGMSFEKLIVKPINVDERLQFIMNRPGLYHSFKQLSELMDEQEKHFVKHMAIKKVRA, from the coding sequence ATGGAAAAAGAAATTAAGATTCCGTCTGAATTAACGAGCCCTTTCTTTTTTCCGATCGAGAAAGTGATGTGGAAGGGAGAGTACGCCAATCAGCTGAATCCTGAAATTCCATTTATTTATGAAGCAGCTTATTTTTCGGGAATCGATGCGATAAAGCCTTGGGAAGATGCTGAACAATGTGTTCCCGTTATTTTTAACGAATGGAAGAAAGTAAAGCAAAATCTGTTTGAGTTTTACGAAAAAAGAGACAGCAGAGGAGCTTTACAGCCGATGAAAAAGGGAACTGGTTTATTCCTTGAGGCTGTATATTGGAGCAATCATGTTCCTGTTAAGCTTAACGGGATGAGTTTCGAAAAGTTAATAGTCAAACCCATTAATGTGGATGAAAGGCTGCAGTTCATCATGAACCGGCCCGGACTTTATCATTCGTTCAAACAGCTATCAGAACTAATGGATGAACAAGAAAAACATTTTGTGAAACATATGGCTATCAAAAAAGTTCGAGCGTAG
- a CDS encoding DUF2515 domain-containing protein: MTENSLYQMNSGRTISDQDLIRLITIETNKNNIDNISRTNAYFKFFLNHPEIKWAFLASMVSRNAGWNMCDLEGKWLPNILSKQVRNELFLTYERANWLIFKDAFPQLLLYHYSTKINRPMFHLRGYFQISAFMENEWTTFWKERNKNRLMIALIINEQNVIQKPVIEHPVYKRLVFHSFLFFFQDWLHFNSVLFPTCSGQLYGASVNGFRNVSKRIDLGKRLSDILFSPELFPLFFQFAKDTPHTGSRYDYEQYFIQEKERDTPILREAFPVIGNQLDGFSDWFQKGQFKKKWLHPHIHHRHPILITDWYLKKQKQLHCLIALKNYFFNSK; encoded by the coding sequence ATGACAGAAAATAGCTTATATCAAATGAATTCCGGACGTACAATAAGCGATCAGGATCTTATAAGGCTGATTACGATTGAAACGAATAAAAATAATATAGATAACATATCCAGAACAAATGCATACTTTAAATTTTTCTTGAATCATCCCGAAATTAAATGGGCATTTTTAGCGAGCATGGTTTCCAGAAATGCCGGCTGGAATATGTGTGACTTGGAAGGGAAATGGCTTCCGAATATTTTGAGCAAACAAGTTAGGAATGAGCTCTTTTTAACATATGAACGTGCAAATTGGCTAATCTTTAAGGATGCTTTTCCCCAGCTTTTGCTCTACCATTATTCGACGAAAATAAATCGTCCAATGTTTCATTTGCGGGGTTATTTTCAAATCTCTGCGTTCATGGAAAATGAATGGACAACATTTTGGAAAGAAAGAAATAAAAATAGATTAATGATTGCTCTTATTATTAATGAACAGAATGTGATCCAAAAACCCGTGATCGAGCATCCCGTTTATAAACGGTTGGTGTTTCATTCTTTTCTGTTTTTTTTTCAAGATTGGCTTCACTTTAATTCCGTCCTGTTTCCGACTTGCAGCGGCCAGCTTTATGGCGCGAGTGTGAATGGTTTTCGCAATGTCAGCAAAAGAATTGACCTTGGAAAGAGGCTATCGGATATTTTGTTTTCTCCTGAATTATTTCCGTTATTTTTTCAGTTCGCTAAAGATACTCCGCATACAGGTTCAAGATATGATTACGAGCAGTACTTTATTCAAGAAAAGGAAAGAGATACGCCAATATTGCGGGAAGCATTTCCGGTCATCGGCAACCAGTTGGATGGGTTCAGTGATTGGTTTCAAAAAGGTCAGTTCAAAAAGAAATGGCTTCATCCCCATATTCACCATCGCCATCCAATTCTAATCACCGATTGGTATTTGAAAAAACAAAAACAGCTTCACTGTCTCATTGCTTTAAAAAATTATTTTTTCAATAGTAAGTGA
- the nth gene encoding endonuclease III, with product MLNNSQIRFCLDKMAEMFPNAHGELNHSNPFELLIAVLLSAQCTDALVNKVTKNLFKKYKSPEDYLNVPIEELQNDIRSIGLYRNKAKNIQKLCRMLIDEYGGKVPTDRDELTKLPGVGRKTANVVVSVAFGVPAIAVDTHVERVSKRLGICRWKDSVLEVEKTLMKKVPKEEWSITHHRMIFFGRYHCKAQNPQCEVCPLLDLCREGKKRMKRKDQS from the coding sequence ATGTTAAACAACAGTCAAATACGATTTTGTTTGGATAAAATGGCGGAAATGTTCCCAAATGCACACGGTGAGCTGAATCATAGCAATCCATTTGAATTACTTATAGCTGTTCTTCTATCAGCACAATGTACTGACGCTTTAGTAAATAAGGTGACGAAAAATCTTTTTAAAAAGTATAAGTCGCCTGAAGATTATTTAAATGTTCCTATAGAAGAACTTCAAAATGATATTCGTTCGATCGGGTTGTACAGAAACAAGGCAAAAAATATTCAAAAGCTTTGCAGAATGCTTATCGATGAATATGGGGGAAAGGTACCCACGGATCGAGATGAGTTGACTAAGCTTCCCGGAGTAGGAAGAAAAACGGCCAATGTTGTTGTTTCCGTAGCTTTTGGAGTGCCTGCCATTGCTGTTGATACCCATGTGGAACGAGTGAGTAAGCGGCTGGGCATTTGCCGGTGGAAAGATTCTGTTTTGGAAGTTGAAAAGACTTTAATGAAAAAAGTTCCAAAAGAAGAATGGTCGATTACCCACCATCGAATGATCTTTTTCGGCAGATACCATTGCAAAGCACAAAATCCACAATGCGAAGTTTGTCCGCTTCTCGATTTGTGCAGGGAAGGAAAGAAAAGAATGAAAAGGAAGGATCAATCGTGA
- a CDS encoding YppE family protein produces MSEYKELYDYAKALLEAAEKANARFEEIKESKTDADFYREVKPFADETAKLNGQWKNAAIDWITKETPRNFHIKQIEVCSENIEMISIQAFYSTTSRKRFLDHFQSVRFLLTGILMQLESKK; encoded by the coding sequence ATGAGTGAGTATAAAGAGCTTTATGACTATGCAAAAGCCCTTTTAGAGGCGGCAGAAAAAGCAAACGCTCGATTTGAAGAGATAAAAGAGTCGAAAACAGACGCTGATTTCTATAGAGAAGTAAAGCCTTTTGCGGATGAAACTGCAAAATTAAATGGCCAATGGAAGAACGCTGCGATCGATTGGATTACGAAAGAAACACCCAGAAATTTTCATATAAAACAAATTGAAGTTTGCTCGGAAAATATCGAAATGATTTCGATTCAAGCGTTCTATTCAACAACGAGCCGAAAGCGGTTCCTCGATCATTTTCAGTCTGTCCGTTTTCTTTTGACAGGTATATTAATGCAACTCGAAAGCAAAAAATAA
- a CDS encoding YppG family protein codes for MFGRNKRPAYDINFPFWQGQIGFPYYSPVPGIDFSNRQMVPFADFNHPMFWNTYAHQQQFAPAMNPMHPSYGNHKNNANPYNGQQSYSNILFQNPLQPADEGYSQPYSQQINPYPVTNPYPKLQYMAKQPSGVQSIINSFKNQDGTIDFNKMINTTGQMMNAVSQVSSMIKGLGGMLKA; via the coding sequence ATGTTTGGCCGAAATAAGAGACCAGCCTATGATATAAACTTTCCGTTTTGGCAAGGACAAATTGGATTTCCCTATTATTCTCCTGTACCGGGTATCGACTTTTCGAACCGGCAGATGGTTCCATTCGCGGATTTTAATCACCCGATGTTCTGGAATACTTACGCCCACCAGCAACAATTTGCACCAGCAATGAATCCGATGCATCCTTCATACGGGAATCATAAGAATAACGCAAATCCATACAATGGACAGCAAAGCTACTCGAACATCCTTTTTCAAAACCCATTGCAGCCGGCAGACGAAGGTTACTCACAGCCTTATTCCCAGCAAATAAATCCTTATCCTGTTACAAATCCTTATCCAAAATTGCAGTATATGGCAAAGCAGCCTTCCGGAGTTCAATCGATTATAAATTCCTTTAAAAACCAGGATGGAACCATTGACTTTAACAAAATGATCAACACAACAGGTCAAATGATGAATGCAGTATCCCAAGTCTCTTCGATGATAAAAGGGCTTGGAGGAATGCTTAAGGCATAG
- a CDS encoding PBP1A family penicillin-binding protein, translated as MAEKYQTREERRRQHLAAKKKNKGKKSPSGTFKKIFLALIVLGIIGMLSGVATFAYMIKDAPKLNEKLLKDPISSKIYDMDKKLIAEVGSEKRDYVEYEDIPKLVENAVLATEDVRFYKHHGVDLIRLAGAVVANIKDGFGSEGASTITQQVVKNSFLTFDKTLKRKAQEAWLAFQLERKYTKQEIFEMYVNKIYMSENVHGIATAAKVYFGKDLKDLELHEAALLAGMPQSPNNYNPFEHPDKAKKRRNIVLSLMHQHGFISKEEMEKAQKIPVESTLVKEEKRKKTDKPYDAFVDAVIDEVEKYGDFDIFSDGLHIYTTLDQDAQTYVEEMLNSNEIVQFPDDEFQAGIALLDTKTGEIRAIGGGRNQKVKRGFNYAIDTRRQPGSTIKPILDYGPAIEYLKWGTYHTLVDEPYTYSDPERTPINNWDHRHMGPMTMREALARSRNVPALKALQEVGLEKAKDFANRLGIPLKEIYESYAIGGLGNKDKGVSPLQMAGAYSAFGNNGFYTEPHAIRAIEFRDGTKIDTAPEPKVVMNDYTAFMITDMLKSVVKDSYGTGTRANIPGLPVAGKTGTTNYSQADREKYGIPDGAVPDSWFVGYTTKYTAAVWTGYKDQMENYIPAGENQKIAQYLFKNLMEHVSSNIETPDFEMPNSVEQVRIEKGTFPAKLASEYTPEDQVLYEYAVKGHAPSQVSEKFYKLAPPGNVQAMYDESTNEIALSWDYDTEGGNEGVQFEVNVSINEGPVQQLTVTGEKGLRISNPIPGGIYKFSVIAVKGDQRSDPGSATVQIPDPSNLEEDSENVDNDNGDQGENSGNNETEQPGSENNQGGNGSGDDNAGDETGEGNPGGNPTDGAGGNGDEGAGGNPADDAGGNGDEGTGGNPADGTGNGAGSTGGNPADGTGSNGAGSVGSSGGTGSNGSGSTGNTGQSTGGFSRKR; from the coding sequence ATGGCAGAAAAATACCAGACAAGGGAGGAGCGCCGTAGACAGCACCTTGCAGCCAAGAAAAAAAATAAAGGCAAGAAGAGCCCTTCTGGAACCTTTAAAAAAATTTTTCTGGCTTTAATTGTCCTTGGTATTATCGGAATGTTGTCAGGTGTAGCAACCTTTGCTTATATGATTAAAGATGCACCGAAGCTGAATGAAAAGCTGCTAAAGGACCCTATTTCTTCAAAGATCTATGATATGGATAAAAAACTTATCGCCGAAGTCGGTTCGGAAAAAAGGGATTATGTTGAATACGAAGACATTCCAAAACTTGTAGAAAATGCAGTTTTAGCAACAGAAGACGTCCGTTTTTATAAGCATCACGGAGTTGATCTGATCCGATTAGCAGGCGCAGTTGTCGCCAATATCAAGGATGGGTTTGGATCCGAAGGTGCCAGTACGATTACACAGCAGGTCGTAAAGAATTCATTCTTAACTTTTGACAAAACATTAAAGCGGAAGGCCCAAGAAGCATGGCTTGCCTTCCAGCTCGAACGAAAATATACAAAACAAGAAATATTTGAAATGTATGTCAACAAAATTTATATGTCCGAGAACGTTCATGGTATCGCTACTGCCGCGAAGGTTTACTTTGGCAAAGACCTTAAAGATTTAGAGCTGCATGAAGCTGCATTGCTCGCGGGAATGCCGCAAAGTCCTAATAACTATAATCCTTTTGAACATCCGGACAAAGCGAAAAAACGACGCAACATCGTTCTTTCACTCATGCATCAGCACGGATTTATTTCGAAAGAAGAGATGGAAAAAGCTCAAAAAATCCCTGTTGAATCAACACTTGTAAAAGAAGAAAAACGGAAAAAAACTGATAAGCCATACGATGCGTTTGTCGACGCTGTCATTGATGAAGTTGAAAAATACGGCGATTTTGATATTTTTTCCGACGGATTGCACATCTATACGACACTTGATCAAGATGCACAGACATATGTTGAAGAAATGCTGAATTCAAATGAAATTGTTCAGTTCCCTGATGATGAGTTCCAGGCAGGTATCGCGCTCTTAGATACAAAAACTGGTGAAATCAGGGCAATTGGCGGCGGTCGCAATCAGAAAGTAAAACGAGGATTTAACTACGCGATTGATACAAGACGCCAGCCGGGCTCAACCATTAAGCCAATACTCGACTATGGTCCTGCGATTGAATATTTGAAATGGGGCACGTACCATACGTTAGTTGATGAACCTTATACGTACTCAGATCCGGAACGCACACCTATTAACAACTGGGATCACAGACATATGGGACCGATGACAATGCGTGAAGCTTTAGCCCGCTCCCGAAATGTTCCTGCCCTGAAAGCATTGCAGGAAGTTGGGTTGGAAAAAGCGAAGGATTTTGCAAATCGATTAGGAATTCCTTTGAAAGAAATTTATGAATCCTATGCGATTGGCGGTCTTGGGAACAAGGATAAAGGCGTTTCTCCTTTGCAAATGGCCGGTGCATACAGTGCATTCGGAAACAACGGTTTCTATACGGAGCCACATGCAATTAGAGCAATCGAATTTCGGGACGGAACAAAAATTGATACAGCACCTGAACCTAAAGTAGTCATGAATGACTATACCGCTTTTATGATTACAGACATGCTGAAGAGCGTTGTGAAGGATTCTTACGGAACAGGAACACGCGCAAATATTCCAGGATTGCCTGTTGCCGGAAAAACCGGTACAACAAACTATTCTCAAGCAGACAGAGAAAAATATGGCATTCCTGACGGGGCGGTTCCAGATTCCTGGTTTGTCGGTTATACGACCAAATATACTGCAGCTGTCTGGACAGGATATAAAGATCAAATGGAGAACTATATACCGGCAGGCGAAAATCAAAAGATTGCCCAATACTTGTTTAAGAACTTAATGGAGCACGTTTCAAGCAATATCGAAACGCCGGATTTTGAAATGCCAAACAGTGTAGAACAAGTAAGGATTGAAAAAGGTACCTTTCCTGCTAAACTGGCAAGTGAATATACGCCTGAAGACCAAGTACTTTACGAATATGCTGTGAAAGGCCATGCGCCAAGCCAAGTTTCCGAGAAGTTTTATAAGCTTGCACCACCTGGAAATGTCCAAGCAATGTATGATGAATCAACAAATGAAATAGCCCTGTCTTGGGATTATGACACTGAGGGTGGCAACGAAGGTGTACAATTTGAAGTAAATGTATCGATCAATGAAGGACCTGTGCAGCAATTAACGGTTACTGGAGAAAAAGGTCTCCGCATCTCTAACCCGATACCGGGGGGCATTTATAAATTTAGTGTCATTGCCGTGAAGGGAGATCAGCGGAGCGATCCGGGAAGTGCAACCGTTCAGATTCCTGATCCATCCAATCTCGAAGAAGACAGCGAAAATGTCGATAACGATAACGGAGACCAAGGAGAAAATTCTGGAAATAATGAAACCGAACAGCCGGGTTCCGAAAACAACCAAGGAGGCAATGGCTCCGGAGATGATAATGCCGGAGACGAAACCGGAGAAGGTAATCCCGGCGGCAATCCCACTGACGGTGCCGGTGGCAATGGTGATGAAGGCGCCGGCGGCAATCCCGCTGACGATGCCGGCGGCAATGGTGATGAAGGCACCGGCGGCAATCCCGCTGACGGCACCGGTAATGGAGCCGGCAGCACCGGCGGCAATCCCGCTGACGGCACTGGAAGCAATGGTGCTGGAAGCGTTGGCAGTTCAGGAGGAACCGGCTCCAACGGGTCCGGTTCAACTGGAAATACCGGCCAATCCACAGGGGGATTTTCAAGAAAAAGGTAA
- a CDS encoding YppF family protein, giving the protein MNIHELKMKFGQKRDYITENVNQLLDFAKKAYIHNEISINDYRNLVRELEALGATIPDTLNDDSLIENA; this is encoded by the coding sequence ATGAATATTCACGAGCTAAAAATGAAATTTGGACAAAAACGCGATTACATTACAGAAAATGTAAATCAATTATTGGATTTTGCGAAAAAAGCGTACATCCATAATGAAATATCTATTAATGACTATCGCAATCTTGTCCGTGAGCTTGAAGCTTTAGGCGCAACTATTCCTGATACTTTAAACGACGACTCCCTCATCGAGAACGCCTAA
- the asnS gene encoding asparagine--tRNA ligase: MTKTTISEVHKFVGNEVTIGAWLANKRSSGKIAFLQLRDGTGFIQGVVVKSEVPEDVFQTAKSITQESSMYVTGVVQKDERSPFGYELLVKNVEVIHQAVDYPITPKEHGTEFLMDNRHLWLRSRRQHAIMKIRNEIIRATYEFFNNNGFVKVDPPILTGSAPEGTTELFATKYFDEDAYLSQSGQLYMEAAAMALGKVFSFGPTFRAEKSKTRRHLIEFWMIEPEMAFYEFEDNLKVQEEYVSHIVQSVLENCKLELKTLGRDTSKLENINAPFPRITYDQAIKLLHDKGFDDIQWGDDFGAPHETAIAESFDKPVFITHYPTSLKPFYMQPDPNRDDVVLCADLIAPEGYGEIIGGSERIHDYDLLKQRIEEHKLDPAAYKWYLELRKYGSVPHSGFGLGLERTVAWISGVEHVRETIPFPRLLNRLYP; encoded by the coding sequence GTGACTAAAACAACAATTTCAGAAGTTCATAAATTTGTTGGCAATGAAGTAACAATTGGTGCTTGGCTTGCTAATAAAAGATCAAGCGGAAAAATCGCCTTTCTTCAACTTCGTGACGGTACAGGTTTTATTCAAGGAGTCGTTGTAAAGAGCGAAGTGCCTGAGGATGTATTTCAAACAGCGAAATCGATTACTCAGGAATCATCCATGTATGTTACAGGTGTTGTTCAAAAAGATGAACGTTCACCTTTTGGTTATGAACTGCTTGTCAAAAACGTTGAAGTGATTCATCAGGCTGTTGATTATCCGATCACTCCGAAAGAACATGGCACAGAATTTTTGATGGATAACCGCCATCTTTGGCTTCGTTCAAGACGCCAGCATGCTATTATGAAAATCCGCAATGAAATCATCAGGGCAACATATGAATTTTTCAATAACAATGGGTTTGTGAAAGTAGACCCGCCGATTTTAACGGGAAGTGCACCTGAAGGTACGACAGAACTGTTTGCTACAAAATATTTTGATGAAGATGCTTACCTTTCTCAAAGCGGGCAGCTTTATATGGAAGCAGCAGCGATGGCACTCGGAAAGGTTTTCTCTTTCGGACCGACATTCCGTGCGGAAAAATCAAAAACCCGCCGGCATTTAATTGAATTCTGGATGATTGAACCGGAAATGGCTTTTTACGAGTTTGAAGACAATTTGAAAGTTCAAGAAGAATATGTTTCCCATATTGTCCAATCTGTTTTGGAAAATTGTAAGCTTGAATTAAAAACGCTCGGTCGTGACACAAGCAAGCTTGAAAATATTAATGCTCCTTTCCCGAGAATCACATATGATCAAGCCATTAAATTATTGCACGACAAAGGCTTTGATGATATCCAATGGGGCGATGATTTCGGTGCACCGCATGAAACAGCGATTGCTGAAAGCTTTGACAAACCAGTGTTTATTACCCATTATCCAACTTCGTTGAAGCCTTTTTACATGCAGCCTGATCCAAATCGGGATGATGTCGTGCTTTGTGCCGACTTGATTGCACCGGAAGGATACGGCGAGATTATAGGAGGATCAGAACGTATCCACGATTATGATTTGTTAAAGCAAAGAATTGAGGAGCATAAGCTGGATCCGGCTGCTTACAAATGGTATCTCGAGCTGCGCAAATATGGTTCGGTGCCGCATTCCGGATTTGGTCTCGGTCTTGAAAGAACGGTTGCATGGATCAGTGGAGTTGAACACGTACGCGAAACGATCCCTTTCCCTCGTTTGTTAAATCGTTTATATCCATAA
- a CDS encoding DnaD domain-containing protein, with translation MKENLLAWVKEGSITIPAALLSHYKKMNLNEQELTFLLHVISFLEKGNEFPTPDELSARMTISAVECTDMLRKLIQKGFILIIDGYSEDGIRFEKYSLQPLWDKLIEQFLIEQKKQKLEIQHQEETDLYTIFEREFGRPLSPFEIETLNMWLDDDHHDPVIIKAALREAVISGKLNFRYIDRILFEWKRNGIKTIEQAKSYGRKFRQFQSQRMEQQKEQTEKTKTIPFYNWLEQ, from the coding sequence ATGAAAGAAAATTTATTAGCTTGGGTTAAAGAAGGCAGTATAACGATACCAGCCGCTTTGTTAAGTCATTATAAAAAAATGAACTTAAACGAGCAAGAATTAACATTCTTGCTGCACGTCATTTCTTTTTTAGAAAAAGGGAATGAATTTCCTACACCTGATGAACTATCAGCCCGCATGACCATTTCCGCGGTTGAATGTACCGACATGCTTCGAAAATTAATACAAAAAGGCTTTATTTTAATTATTGACGGGTATTCCGAGGATGGAATCCGTTTTGAAAAATATTCATTGCAGCCTCTTTGGGATAAACTCATTGAGCAGTTTTTAATAGAACAAAAAAAACAAAAACTAGAAATTCAGCATCAGGAAGAAACAGACTTATATACAATTTTTGAAAGGGAATTTGGCCGGCCGCTGTCTCCATTTGAAATTGAAACGTTGAATATGTGGCTGGATGATGATCATCATGATCCGGTTATTATTAAAGCTGCTCTCAGAGAAGCAGTTATTTCCGGGAAGTTAAACTTTCGATATATTGATCGAATCTTATTTGAATGGAAGAGAAACGGAATTAAAACGATTGAGCAGGCAAAAAGCTATGGCAGAAAGTTCAGGCAATTTCAGTCACAGAGAATGGAACAGCAGAAGGAACAGACGGAAAAAACGAAAACCATCCCGTTTTATAATTGGCTTGAACAATAG
- the recU gene encoding Holliday junction resolvase RecU has protein sequence MNFHYPNGKRYIPKQTENIKKGKNVTYSNRGMTLEEDLNETNKYYLNHNIAVIHKKPTPVQIVHVDYPQRSAAVIKEAYFRQPSTTDYNGVYKGKYIDFEAKETRYKTSFPLKNFHEHQIHHMKNVLNHGGICFVILRFSSTDEVFFLKAEHLLEFWERMTNGGRKSITKDEIEKFGHYVPIGFRPRIDYIKIIDYVYNLT, from the coding sequence ATGAATTTTCACTATCCGAATGGAAAACGTTATATTCCGAAACAGACCGAAAACATAAAAAAAGGAAAAAATGTAACCTACAGCAACCGGGGAATGACTCTCGAAGAGGACTTAAATGAAACGAATAAATATTATTTAAATCATAACATTGCCGTTATCCACAAGAAGCCTACTCCTGTGCAAATTGTTCATGTTGATTACCCGCAAAGAAGTGCGGCAGTGATTAAGGAGGCATATTTTAGGCAGCCGTCTACGACCGATTACAATGGTGTTTATAAAGGGAAATATATTGATTTTGAAGCAAAAGAAACCCGTTATAAGACTTCCTTTCCTTTAAAAAATTTTCATGAACATCAAATTCACCATATGAAAAATGTTTTAAACCATGGCGGTATTTGTTTTGTTATTCTCAGGTTTTCATCCACTGATGAAGTATTTTTTCTTAAAGCAGAACATCTTCTTGAGTTTTGGGAAAGGATGACAAATGGAGGAAGAAAGTCGATCACGAAGGATGAGATAGAAAAGTTCGGGCACTATGTACCTATTGGATTTCGCCCCCGAATTGACTATATTAAAATAATAGATTATGTTTATAATCTTACTTGA